In a single window of the Agromyces sp. H17E-10 genome:
- a CDS encoding ABC transporter substrate-binding protein — MNIRRLLLPAAIASAAALLFTGCVNNSESEGGGAESTAPKTSVEADDAAVALLPSEVKDSGVLRIGTDAEYPPNEYKNDAGEPTGWGVTLAEAVSAKLGLEPEWQILSFDSIIPRIQEGALDMGSSSFTDTVERQASVDFVDFLNAGSLWAAPAGSDITPDNACGKTVAVQSGTIQHTDELPARSKKCTDEGKPAIEILPFDGQPEVTNAVVNGKADAFSADLPVTGDAVANLDGQLETVGEMFDAAPYGFATQKGSDMTKAVQAAVQSLIDDGTYLEILKAAGIESGAVDEATINGATN, encoded by the coding sequence ATGAACATCCGCCGACTGCTCCTGCCGGCCGCCATCGCCTCCGCCGCGGCCCTGCTCTTCACTGGCTGCGTCAACAACTCCGAGAGCGAGGGCGGCGGTGCCGAGAGCACCGCGCCCAAGACCTCCGTCGAGGCCGACGACGCCGCGGTCGCCCTGCTGCCCTCCGAGGTCAAGGACTCGGGTGTGCTGCGCATCGGCACCGACGCGGAGTACCCGCCCAACGAGTACAAGAACGATGCGGGCGAGCCGACCGGCTGGGGCGTCACCCTCGCCGAGGCGGTCTCGGCCAAGCTGGGCCTCGAGCCCGAGTGGCAGATCCTGAGCTTCGACAGCATCATCCCCCGCATCCAGGAGGGCGCGCTCGACATGGGCTCGTCGTCGTTCACCGACACGGTCGAGCGCCAGGCGTCGGTCGACTTCGTCGACTTCCTGAACGCGGGCAGCCTGTGGGCCGCCCCGGCGGGCAGCGACATCACCCCGGACAACGCGTGCGGCAAGACCGTCGCCGTGCAGTCGGGCACCATCCAGCACACCGACGAGCTGCCGGCGCGCAGCAAGAAGTGCACCGACGAGGGCAAGCCCGCCATCGAGATCCTGCCCTTCGACGGCCAGCCCGAGGTCACGAACGCCGTCGTCAACGGCAAGGCCGACGCGTTCTCGGCCGACCTGCCCGTCACGGGTGACGCGGTCGCGAACCTCGACGGCCAGCTCGAGACCGTCGGCGAGATGTTCGACGCCGCGCCCTACGGCTTCGCCACGCAGAAGGGCAGCGACATGACCAAGGCCGTGCAGGCCGCGGTGCAGTCGCTTATCGACGACGGCACGTACCTCGAGATCCTGAAGGCCGCCGGCATCGAGTCGGGTGCGGTCGACGAGGCGACCATCAACGGCGCCACCAACTGA
- a CDS encoding cation:proton antiporter regulatory subunit — translation MGIRIEKVDLPGIGVRHDLVTEAGRRISVVSHRDGERDLGVFDLDDPDECRAPVSLSDDEAAALADVLSASVMLSRLTSLSDETAGLYTEQIALPTDSPYLNRTLGDTKARTRTHASIVAIVRDRQVIASPTPSEPLRAGDVIVAVGTREGLDGVSRLLANGPD, via the coding sequence GTGGGTATTCGCATCGAGAAGGTCGATCTGCCCGGGATCGGCGTGCGTCACGATCTCGTGACCGAAGCCGGGCGCCGCATCAGCGTGGTCTCGCACCGTGACGGCGAGCGCGACCTCGGCGTGTTCGACCTCGACGACCCCGACGAGTGCCGCGCGCCCGTCTCACTGAGCGACGACGAGGCGGCCGCCCTCGCCGACGTGCTGAGCGCCTCGGTCATGCTGAGCCGGCTCACGAGCCTCTCCGACGAGACCGCCGGCCTCTACACCGAGCAGATCGCGCTGCCGACCGACTCCCCCTACCTGAACCGCACCCTGGGCGACACCAAGGCCCGCACGCGCACGCACGCCTCGATCGTGGCGATCGTGCGCGACCGCCAGGTCATCGCCTCCCCGACGCCGTCCGAGCCCCTGCGCGCCGGCGACGTCATCGTCGCCGTCGGCACCCGCGAAGGGCTCGACGGGGTCTCTCGACTGCTCGCCAACGGACCCGACTGA
- a CDS encoding MFS transporter translates to MGSYSELLKTRGVARIIAAQLTARFPSGMLSLAFLLHVEQQTGSYGAAGLVLAATSIGQAVAGPFTSRLMGRFGMRPVLITTLVICVTAIVAIGVLPLTVPLYMVIGLVAGLSTPPIQPAVRTIYPKMVNSRQITPLYSLDASAQEIIWVVGPVVTTFVSTQVGTVWGILLAALLMVVGGAWFISSPELGRVRIPRSKQRFGTVLGRPAVLLATIVGFLLIGACAAIEAGVVAVFGHDGSEAGIVLAIFSVGSLAGGLFLGHVPIGPWSTARRMLIVFAGTALAAFVMDFWWLSITLFIAGIGIAPALAVLFSIVSASVKFSDTAEAYGWVGTGQLIGAALGSALAGFLIDGYGAQGAFWAATALAAVGVLAAVLGRPWHPDLRGRDASPIPDTEPVPLQPS, encoded by the coding sequence GTGGGGAGCTACTCGGAACTGCTGAAGACGCGCGGCGTCGCGCGCATCATCGCCGCCCAGCTGACCGCGCGCTTCCCGTCGGGGATGCTGTCGCTCGCGTTCCTGCTGCACGTCGAGCAGCAGACGGGGTCGTACGGCGCCGCGGGCCTCGTGCTGGCCGCGACCTCGATCGGCCAGGCCGTCGCCGGCCCGTTCACGAGCCGGCTCATGGGCCGCTTCGGCATGCGGCCGGTGCTCATCACGACGCTCGTGATCTGCGTGACCGCGATCGTCGCGATCGGCGTGCTGCCGCTCACCGTGCCCCTGTACATGGTCATCGGCCTCGTGGCGGGCCTGTCGACCCCGCCGATCCAGCCGGCCGTGCGCACCATCTACCCCAAGATGGTGAACTCCCGCCAGATCACGCCCCTCTACTCGCTCGACGCGTCGGCGCAGGAGATCATCTGGGTCGTCGGTCCCGTCGTGACGACGTTCGTCTCGACGCAGGTCGGCACCGTGTGGGGCATCCTGCTCGCCGCCCTGCTCATGGTCGTCGGCGGTGCGTGGTTCATCTCCTCCCCCGAGCTCGGCCGCGTGCGCATCCCGCGTTCGAAGCAGCGGTTCGGCACCGTGCTCGGGCGCCCGGCGGTGCTGCTCGCGACGATCGTCGGCTTCCTGCTCATCGGCGCCTGCGCGGCGATCGAGGCCGGCGTCGTCGCCGTGTTCGGCCACGACGGCAGCGAGGCGGGCATCGTGCTCGCGATCTTCTCGGTCGGCTCGCTCGCGGGCGGCCTCTTCCTCGGCCACGTGCCGATCGGACCGTGGTCGACGGCGCGGCGCATGCTCATCGTCTTCGCCGGCACGGCGCTCGCCGCCTTCGTGATGGACTTCTGGTGGCTCTCGATCACCCTGTTCATCGCCGGAATCGGCATCGCCCCCGCCCTCGCGGTGCTCTTCTCGATCGTGTCGGCGAGCGTGAAGTTCTCCGACACCGCCGAGGCGTACGGCTGGGTCGGCACGGGCCAGCTCATCGGCGCGGCCCTCGGCTCGGCGCTCGCCGGCTTCCTCATCGACGGGTACGGCGCGCAGGGCGCCTTCTGGGCGGCGACGGCACTCGCGGCGGTCGGCGTGCTCGCGGCGGTGCTCGGCCGGCCGTGGCATCCCGACCTGCGCGGCCGCGATGCGAGCCCGATCCCCGACACCGAGCCGGTGCCGCTCCAACCCAGCTGA
- a CDS encoding amino acid ABC transporter permease produces the protein MSDMQSRPAGTETPPAGTGTDTPPEAIKAIKLRHPWRMVLAVVLIVLAVLFVVDAAVNRPVYNWNEVGKYLLDTRVVEAAGYTLQLTVYSMVIAIILGIVLAVMRLSPNPVVKSVAWVYLWLFRGTPVYVQLVFWGLIGVIYKSIDIGIPGNEPWISIVTSDLLSYFALAIIGLALNEAAYMAEIVRAGLLAVDRGQEEAATALGLGWWHTMSRVILPQAMRVIIPPTGNEVISMLKTTSLVIAVPFTLELFTRTTDIAAKTYQPVPMLIVASIWYLAITSILMVGQYYLEKHYAKGIDQRPAPQKPTVETKAVAAVEAEMPPSDHHSGGGA, from the coding sequence ATGTCCGACATGCAGTCCCGGCCGGCGGGGACAGAGACCCCGCCGGCCGGCACCGGAACCGACACGCCCCCCGAGGCGATCAAGGCCATCAAGCTCCGCCACCCGTGGCGGATGGTCCTCGCGGTCGTCCTCATCGTGCTCGCCGTCCTCTTCGTGGTCGACGCGGCCGTCAACCGCCCGGTCTACAACTGGAACGAGGTCGGCAAGTACCTGCTCGACACGCGCGTCGTCGAGGCCGCCGGGTACACCCTCCAGCTCACCGTGTACTCGATGGTCATCGCGATCATCCTGGGCATCGTGCTCGCCGTCATGCGCCTCTCGCCGAACCCCGTCGTGAAGTCGGTGGCGTGGGTGTACCTCTGGCTGTTCCGCGGCACCCCGGTGTACGTGCAGCTCGTGTTCTGGGGCCTCATCGGCGTCATCTACAAGTCGATCGACATCGGCATCCCCGGCAACGAGCCGTGGATCTCGATCGTCACGAGCGATCTCCTGAGCTACTTCGCGCTCGCGATCATCGGCCTCGCGCTCAACGAGGCCGCCTACATGGCGGAGATCGTGCGCGCCGGCCTGCTCGCGGTCGACCGCGGCCAGGAGGAGGCGGCCACGGCGCTCGGCCTCGGCTGGTGGCACACCATGAGCCGCGTCATCCTGCCGCAGGCCATGCGCGTGATCATCCCGCCGACCGGCAACGAGGTCATCTCGATGCTGAAGACGACCTCGCTCGTCATCGCGGTGCCGTTCACGCTCGAGCTGTTCACGAGGACGACCGACATCGCGGCCAAGACGTACCAGCCGGTGCCGATGCTCATCGTCGCGTCGATCTGGTACCTCGCGATCACGTCGATCCTCATGGTGGGCCAGTACTACCTCGAGAAGCACTACGCGAAGGGCATCGACCAGCGGCCCGCACCGCAGAAGCCCACCGTCGAGACGAAGGCCGTCGCCGCCGTCGAGGCCGAGATGCCGCCGAGCGACCACCACTCCGGAGGAGGAGCATGA
- a CDS encoding metal-dependent hydrolase, with protein MTLPAHDTTVTYPAGELVARATVLHTAPAGDGLIAVITDTTPFHPVDAAWPDQPADAGTLRTSTGEVPIRDAVVAATDGTDLHLGGDIPVRKGTEGWVFVVAHLVDAGTAVAEGDQVEIEADAATRRALSLGHTACHAASLALNRAVEGRWSKPARTDALGRPDFDGIAIASSRIEPFGSVDRYRLNKSLRRAGFDAADLADGLDALADTVSGTVGEWIAAGSAVRVEREGDGLTDRRSWVAELPGGTARIACGGTHADSLAELGAVRVEFELVDDAGTPVLEMRTRVDAAS; from the coding sequence ATGACGCTGCCCGCCCACGACACCACCGTCACCTATCCCGCCGGCGAGCTCGTCGCCCGCGCGACCGTGCTGCACACGGCTCCCGCCGGTGACGGTCTCATCGCGGTGATCACCGACACGACGCCGTTCCACCCGGTCGACGCCGCCTGGCCCGACCAGCCGGCCGACGCCGGCACGCTGCGCACGAGCACCGGCGAGGTGCCGATCCGCGACGCGGTCGTCGCCGCGACCGACGGCACCGACCTGCACCTCGGCGGCGACATCCCGGTGCGCAAGGGCACCGAGGGGTGGGTCTTCGTCGTCGCGCACCTCGTCGATGCGGGCACGGCGGTCGCCGAGGGCGACCAGGTCGAGATCGAGGCGGATGCCGCGACCCGACGAGCCCTCTCACTGGGTCACACGGCCTGCCACGCGGCATCCCTCGCCCTGAACCGCGCCGTCGAAGGGCGCTGGTCGAAGCCCGCCCGCACCGACGCGCTCGGGCGCCCCGACTTCGACGGCATCGCGATCGCGTCGAGCCGCATCGAGCCGTTCGGCTCGGTCGACCGCTACCGGCTCAACAAGTCGCTGCGCCGTGCCGGCTTCGACGCCGCCGACCTCGCCGACGGGCTCGACGCCCTCGCCGACACCGTGAGCGGCACCGTCGGCGAGTGGATCGCCGCAGGCTCGGCCGTGCGCGTCGAGCGCGAGGGCGACGGGCTCACCGACCGCCGCAGCTGGGTCGCCGAGCTCCCCGGGGGCACGGCGCGCATCGCGTGCGGCGGCACCCACGCCGACTCGCTCGCCGAGCTGGGCGCCGTGCGGGTGGAGTTCGAGCTCGTCGACGACGCGGGCACGCCCGTGCTCGAGATGCGCACCCGGGTCGACGCCGCGAGCTGA
- a CDS encoding acyl-CoA dehydrogenase family protein — protein sequence MSATTETTTPESLLDDDLLERFRARAAEYDRDNAFFDADLDELRAAGYLRALVPAEHGGLGWALVDAVHAQMRLAGAAPATALAVNMHLVWTGVAKVLRDRGDDSLDFVLREAGAGEVFGFGISEAGNDLMLFGSRTSAEPQADGGYRYAGRKIFTSLSPAWTRLGTMGLDSTSADAPKLVYGFIDREDPDVRILDDWNTMGMRASQSRTTVLDGAYAAPDRIVRRLDPGPNADALVFGIFANFELLLAAVYTGIGRRALDLAVAAANRRTSMKNDGRPLAHDPDIRWRVADAAIAYDAIPPQLESVARDLDDLVDHGSAWFAKLVGVKVRATETAKHVVDQAVRVSGGSTYFAGSELGRLYRDVLAGIFHPSDDESAHSTVANAWLGPVPD from the coding sequence GTGAGCGCGACGACCGAGACCACGACGCCCGAATCCCTCCTCGACGACGACCTCCTCGAGCGCTTCCGCGCCCGCGCCGCCGAGTACGACCGCGACAACGCGTTCTTCGACGCGGACCTCGACGAACTGCGCGCGGCCGGCTACCTGAGGGCGCTCGTGCCCGCGGAGCACGGGGGCCTCGGCTGGGCTCTCGTCGACGCAGTGCACGCCCAGATGCGGCTCGCGGGCGCGGCGCCCGCGACCGCCCTCGCCGTCAACATGCACCTCGTGTGGACGGGCGTCGCGAAGGTGCTGCGCGACCGCGGCGACGACTCGCTCGACTTCGTGCTGCGCGAGGCGGGGGCGGGCGAGGTGTTCGGCTTCGGAATCTCCGAGGCCGGCAACGACCTCATGCTCTTCGGCTCGCGCACGTCCGCGGAGCCGCAGGCCGACGGCGGCTACCGCTACGCGGGACGCAAGATCTTCACATCGCTCTCGCCGGCGTGGACGCGGCTCGGCACCATGGGACTCGACTCGACTTCGGCCGACGCGCCGAAGCTCGTGTACGGCTTCATCGACCGCGAGGACCCCGACGTGCGCATCCTCGACGACTGGAACACGATGGGCATGCGCGCGAGCCAGAGCCGCACGACCGTGCTCGACGGCGCGTACGCGGCGCCCGACCGCATCGTGCGCCGGCTCGACCCGGGCCCCAACGCCGACGCGCTCGTCTTCGGCATCTTCGCGAACTTCGAACTGCTGCTCGCGGCCGTCTACACGGGCATCGGCCGGCGAGCGCTCGACCTCGCCGTCGCGGCCGCGAACCGCCGCACGTCCATGAAGAACGACGGGCGGCCGCTCGCGCACGACCCCGACATCCGCTGGCGCGTCGCCGACGCGGCCATCGCGTACGACGCGATCCCGCCGCAGCTCGAGTCGGTCGCCCGCGACCTCGACGACCTCGTCGATCACGGCTCCGCCTGGTTCGCGAAGCTCGTCGGCGTGAAGGTGCGCGCGACCGAGACCGCGAAGCACGTCGTCGACCAGGCCGTACGCGTCTCGGGCGGCTCGACCTACTTCGCGGGCTCCGAGCTCGGCCGGCTCTACCGCGACGTGCTCGCGGGCATCTTCCACCCCTCCGACGACGAGTCGGCCCACTCGACGGTCGCGAACGCGTGGCTCGGGCCCGTCCCCGACTGA
- a CDS encoding aldo/keto reductase has protein sequence MLHPIPRAPLVPLADGHAVPQLGYGLYKVPADDAARLAGEAIAAGYRHLDTAAFYANERGTGEAVRAAEVPRDELFVTSKVWKDDNGYDETLHAFDATMRRLALERLDLYLIHWPVPSTDRYVETWRALVRLRDEGRVRSIGVSNFHAHHLERIIGETGVMPVVNQVELHPRLPQTELRAFHEARGIRTEAWSPLARGRLLDDPVLAGLAAAHGRSPAQIVLRWHVQLGNIVIPKASSPERIRENLDVFDFDLGPADLAAIAALATGERTGRDPDDD, from the coding sequence ATGCTGCATCCCATCCCCCGCGCACCGCTCGTGCCGCTCGCCGACGGCCACGCGGTCCCGCAGCTCGGCTACGGCCTCTACAAGGTGCCGGCCGACGACGCGGCGCGCCTGGCCGGCGAGGCGATCGCCGCGGGCTACCGGCACCTCGACACCGCGGCGTTCTACGCCAACGAGCGCGGCACCGGCGAGGCGGTGCGTGCGGCGGAGGTACCGCGCGACGAGCTGTTCGTGACGAGCAAGGTCTGGAAGGACGACAACGGCTACGACGAGACGCTGCACGCGTTCGACGCGACGATGCGCCGGCTCGCGCTCGAGCGGCTCGACCTGTACCTCATCCACTGGCCCGTGCCGTCGACCGACCGGTACGTCGAGACGTGGCGTGCGCTCGTCCGGCTGCGCGACGAGGGCCGGGTCCGCTCGATCGGCGTCTCGAACTTCCACGCGCACCACCTCGAGCGCATCATCGGCGAGACCGGTGTCATGCCGGTCGTCAACCAGGTCGAGCTGCATCCCCGGCTGCCGCAGACCGAGCTCCGCGCGTTCCACGAAGCCCGAGGCATCCGCACCGAGGCCTGGTCGCCGCTCGCCCGGGGCCGCCTGCTCGACGATCCCGTGCTCGCAGGGCTCGCGGCGGCGCACGGCCGCAGCCCGGCGCAGATCGTGCTGCGCTGGCACGTGCAGCTCGGCAACATCGTCATCCCGAAGGCCTCGTCACCCGAGCGCATCCGCGAGAACCTCGACGTCTTCGACTTCGACCTCGGCCCCGCCGACCTCGCCGCGATCGCCGCCCTCGCCACCGGTGAACGCACCGGGCGCGACCCCGACGACGACTGA
- a CDS encoding DUF4349 domain-containing protein — protein MRRLAPAAASAAMIALLLAGCSAGGVGGSSTGVSEPGIQAPQQGGDESGSDGGQAADESAGDPDAADRSVITTGWISITVDDPIDAAEEAAGIADRAGGRIDSRTERPGTDSSTASAQLVLRVPADELDGVVDELRDLGHVDSVQMDASDVTLQRKDLDARVEALATSVKRLEQLLAKAETVADLVAIESELTTRQAELDSLTQQRDALVDQVDYSTLTLDLTTVADAPDPRPNDFWSGVVAGWTALTGFLSSLAVVFGVLLPWFALLVVVAAIVALVVVLATRGRRRSTTTVTAPAPTTAAAAEPDDAASAPATAPTETGPTGPGPRA, from the coding sequence ATGAGACGACTCGCACCCGCAGCGGCGTCCGCCGCCATGATCGCCCTCCTGCTCGCCGGCTGCTCCGCAGGCGGAGTCGGCGGGAGTTCCACCGGTGTCTCCGAACCCGGAATCCAGGCTCCGCAGCAGGGCGGCGACGAGAGCGGCTCCGACGGCGGGCAGGCGGCCGACGAGTCCGCCGGCGACCCGGATGCCGCAGACCGGAGCGTCATCACGACCGGGTGGATCTCGATCACCGTCGACGACCCGATCGACGCGGCCGAGGAGGCGGCGGGCATCGCCGACCGGGCAGGCGGTCGCATCGACAGCCGCACCGAGCGGCCCGGCACCGACTCCTCGACGGCGAGCGCGCAGCTGGTGCTCCGGGTACCGGCCGATGAGCTCGACGGCGTCGTCGACGAGCTGCGCGACCTCGGCCACGTCGACTCGGTGCAGATGGATGCCTCCGACGTCACGTTGCAGCGCAAGGACCTCGACGCCCGGGTGGAGGCGCTCGCGACCTCGGTGAAGCGGCTCGAGCAGCTGCTCGCGAAGGCGGAGACCGTCGCCGACCTCGTCGCCATCGAGTCGGAGCTGACCACGCGCCAGGCCGAGCTCGACAGCCTCACGCAGCAGCGCGACGCGCTCGTCGACCAGGTCGACTACTCGACGCTCACGCTCGACCTCACGACGGTCGCCGACGCGCCCGACCCGCGGCCGAACGACTTCTGGAGCGGCGTCGTCGCCGGCTGGACGGCGCTCACCGGGTTCCTCTCGTCCCTGGCCGTCGTGTTCGGGGTGCTGCTGCCGTGGTTCGCCCTGCTCGTGGTCGTGGCCGCGATCGTGGCACTCGTCGTCGTGCTTGCGACCAGAGGGCGGCGTCGGTCGACGACGACCGTCACGGCACCGGCCCCGACAACGGCCGCCGCGGCGGAGCCGGATGACGCGGCATCCGCCCCGGCGACGGCGCCGACGGAGACGGGCCCCACCGGGCCCGGCCCGCGGGCGTAG
- a CDS encoding amino acid ABC transporter ATP-binding protein, with the protein MVKAEAVSKSYGSNLVLRSISLEVKRGEVLCLVGPSGSGKSTFLRCINHLETVSAGRLSVDGELVGYRQHGDKIYELHPKDAAKQRRDIGMVFQRFNLFPHMTAVENVMLAPTLLKKGMSKAKLKARALELLARVGLAERSDYYPAQLSGGQQQRVAIARALAMEPKLMLFDEPTSALDPELVGEVLEVMKELAKSGMTMIVVTHEMGFAREVADTLVFMDGGVVVESGDPREVLSNPQHQRTRAFLSKVL; encoded by the coding sequence ATGGTGAAGGCCGAGGCGGTGTCGAAGTCGTACGGTTCGAACCTCGTGCTGCGTTCGATCTCGCTCGAGGTCAAACGGGGCGAGGTGCTCTGCCTCGTCGGTCCGTCGGGTTCGGGCAAGTCGACGTTCCTGCGCTGCATCAACCACCTCGAGACGGTGAGCGCCGGCCGGCTGTCGGTCGACGGCGAGCTCGTGGGCTACCGCCAGCACGGCGACAAGATCTACGAGCTGCACCCGAAGGACGCCGCGAAGCAGCGCCGTGACATCGGCATGGTGTTCCAGCGCTTCAACCTCTTCCCGCACATGACCGCCGTCGAGAACGTGATGCTCGCGCCGACGCTGCTGAAGAAGGGCATGTCGAAGGCGAAGCTGAAGGCGCGCGCGCTCGAACTCCTCGCCCGCGTCGGCCTCGCCGAGCGCAGCGACTACTACCCGGCGCAGCTCTCGGGCGGCCAGCAGCAGCGCGTCGCGATCGCCCGGGCGCTCGCGATGGAGCCGAAGCTCATGCTGTTCGACGAGCCGACCTCGGCGCTCGACCCCGAGCTCGTCGGCGAGGTGCTCGAGGTCATGAAGGAGCTCGCGAAGAGCGGCATGACCATGATCGTCGTGACGCACGAGATGGGCTTCGCCCGCGAGGTCGCCGACACGCTCGTCTTCATGGACGGCGGCGTCGTCGTCGAGTCGGGCGACCCGCGCGAGGTGCTCTCGAACCCGCAGCACCAGCGCACCCGAGCCTTCCTGTCGAAGGTGCTCTAG